GCCGGTCGGAAAAATAAAAGATCTACCTCCACATGTCAATCAGCTGCAACGGTTTCAAAACGATTGCGAAACGAAACGAGTGATAATTCCAAATCTAAATACAATGTAAAAACATCTTTAGAACAGCCAAACCCTGTCGATATGATACTCTCTTCAACAAATAATCTTTTAAGCTATGAATCATCTGAATTTTTGCGTCTTAACACGAATAGCAATAGTGATTGCGATATAAAAGTATATACAACAGACTCAACTATAAGCACAATGGAAAATATAACAAATCTGAGTCAATATATAACGCCCTTTGTAAACTCTCCCACCACTGACGACTCACAACAGTTGGAGATAAATTCGCCGTCTAATGGTCCCACCAATCACAATCATCACCCAAATCCGGGTGTAGCCGGTCAAATGGTAAACATATCCGATATTAGTCCCAACGATGCCGGGGATGCGGATGTGTCCGATGTGGTTTTGCATCTATTGTGCGACAATAATACAATCAGTGATGAACAATTGCATGGGGGTATCACAACTAATCAACAAATATTGGATGCCATTAAGTCGCACATCATATTTTCGGATAACCCTAACCTTAATGAGCCTGCATTCGATTGTGAGGACAATATTGTAAATGATGCCAATTTGCATTCGGCTAGCCATCAACTACCTCCATATGTGCCTGATACACACGAATGTTTTATTGAAGACTGCGGTGCCGATAATTCAACGCATCAAACCGAATTCGAAGTTCAACCGCAGACATTCACAATGAATATTGAAATACATAATAGTACACCAACATTTGGAGGTGGCGATGGCGGGCATACATTCCAAAACGATGACTTTAATCCGATTCCGCCGGCAGCTGAGGATAGTGACAGCATTCTAACCTCTTCACATTCGTCACAAATTGGTTT
The nucleotide sequence above comes from Drosophila willistoni isolate 14030-0811.24 chromosome 2L unlocalized genomic scaffold, UCI_dwil_1.1 Seg72.1, whole genome shotgun sequence. Encoded proteins:
- the LOC6637883 gene encoding putative transcription factor SOX-14 — translated: MDMDMDNNNNNSERSQEMAMGATNGCAEEYLIFGSARVAVNSSTPYSDATQTKKHSPGHIKRPMNPFMVWSQMERRKICERTPDLHNAEISKELGRRWRLLSKEDKQPYQVEAEKLRKLHNIEYPNYKYRPQKKQSRSSAAAAGLKSNQTDADSNESKNAQNVSPTDAVINATSSTAGRKNKRSTSTCQSAATVSKRLRNETSDNSKSKYNVKTSLEQPNPVDMILSSTNNLLSYESSEFLRLNTNSNSDCDIKVYTTDSTISTMENITNLSQYITPFVNSPTTDDSQQLEINSPSNGPTNHNHHPNPGVAGQMVNISDISPNDAGDADVSDVVLHLLCDNNTISDEQLHGGITTNQQILDAIKSHIIFSDNPNLNEPAFDCEDNIVNDANLHSASHQLPPYVPDTHECFIEDCGADNSTHQTEFEVQPQTFTMNIEIHNSTPTFGGGDGGHTFQNDDFNPIPPAAEDSDSILTSSHSSQIGFCNNSISNILVDADGIVNAYATQDYTGNVIGTHNDLNYDNNGALLAYTNEDLPPQPTGSHLEFNTNRFASYYKM